One Natrinema marinum genomic window carries:
- a CDS encoding DUF7522 family protein → MDGETIDTELADEIHSVCRTTVGDELRSITYFTEENVEQLYLRSDLEQTADLIGFADHERLGFHSQSAYRNTQLGEYQATIRMFENGFLSRVIRGPHGVWVTTDDMSIERFEELTSALESVLDEFADTVDVEGESGDA, encoded by the coding sequence ATGGACGGTGAGACTATCGATACCGAACTCGCGGACGAGATCCACAGCGTCTGTCGAACGACGGTGGGCGACGAACTACGCAGTATCACCTACTTCACCGAGGAGAACGTCGAACAGCTGTATCTCCGCTCGGACCTAGAGCAGACGGCGGATCTGATCGGCTTCGCGGACCACGAACGACTGGGTTTTCACTCCCAGTCGGCCTACCGGAACACGCAACTCGGCGAGTATCAGGCGACGATTCGGATGTTCGAGAACGGCTTCCTCTCGCGGGTCATTCGGGGCCCCCACGGCGTCTGGGTGACGACCGACGACATGTCGATCGAGCGCTTCGAGGAACTGACAAGCGCCCTCGAGTCGGTCCTCGACGAGTTCGCGGACACCGTCGACGTCGAGGGCGAGAGCGGGGACGCCTGA
- a CDS encoding amino acid-binding protein, with product MFDEIMEKFEGSPSQQAVIRLLLERGFSVNDDGRVVSGGIEIPNTGIAREIGVDRRVVDSTTDVILEDPELRRIFQNISQVPSLMDLAPVLDLTVLSIAVDDAEQEGIVAEITGTLADHGISIRQTISEDPEFTDEPRLYLITDEELSGGVITAIRDLEFVRKIEIQ from the coding sequence ATGTTCGACGAGATCATGGAGAAATTCGAGGGGTCGCCGAGCCAGCAGGCGGTCATCCGCCTGTTGCTCGAGCGTGGCTTCTCGGTCAACGACGACGGTCGGGTCGTCTCGGGCGGGATCGAGATTCCGAACACGGGGATCGCCCGCGAGATCGGCGTCGACCGCCGAGTCGTCGACTCGACGACGGACGTTATCCTCGAGGATCCCGAGTTGCGGCGCATCTTCCAGAACATCTCGCAGGTGCCGAGCCTGATGGATCTCGCGCCGGTACTGGATCTCACCGTGCTGTCGATCGCCGTCGACGACGCCGAACAGGAGGGGATCGTCGCCGAGATCACGGGCACGCTGGCCGACCACGGCATCTCGATCCGCCAGACCATCAGCGAGGATCCCGAGTTCACCGACGAGCCGCGGCTCTACCTGATCACCGACGAGGAGCTCTCGGGCGGCGTGATCACCGCAATTCGCGACCTCGAGTTCGTCCGGAAGATCGAAATCCAGTGA
- the hisB gene encoding imidazoleglycerol-phosphate dehydratase HisB, whose translation MSERAATRTRETAETSIECTLAVDGSGAAAIDTGIGFFDHMLTSFAKHGLFDLEIECDGDLEIDDHHTVEDVAIVLGEAFDEALGDRAGIVRYADRKVPLDEAVAEIVVDVSGRPRFYFDGAFSQESIGDFTSDMARHFGESLSMNAGLTLHLAVDGENAHHEVEALFKALARSLDDATRLDERREGTPSTKGTL comes from the coding sequence ATGAGCGAGCGAGCGGCGACCCGCACGCGCGAGACTGCCGAGACGTCGATCGAGTGTACGCTCGCGGTCGACGGGTCGGGCGCGGCGGCGATCGACACCGGAATCGGCTTTTTCGACCACATGCTAACGTCGTTCGCCAAGCACGGTCTGTTCGACCTCGAGATCGAGTGCGACGGCGACCTCGAGATCGACGACCACCACACGGTCGAGGACGTGGCGATCGTCCTCGGCGAGGCGTTCGACGAGGCGCTGGGCGATCGCGCGGGGATCGTCCGGTACGCCGACCGCAAAGTGCCGCTGGACGAGGCCGTCGCGGAGATCGTCGTCGACGTGAGCGGCCGGCCGCGCTTTTATTTCGACGGTGCGTTTTCCCAGGAGTCGATCGGCGACTTCACCAGCGATATGGCGCGTCACTTCGGCGAATCGCTGTCGATGAACGCCGGGCTGACGCTCCACCTCGCGGTCGACGGCGAGAACGCCCACCACGAGGTCGAGGCGCTGTTCAAGGCGCTCGCCCGCAGCCTCGACGACGCGACGCGGCTCGACGAGCGTCGGGAAGGGACGCCAAGCACCAAAGGAACGCTGTAG
- the hisA gene encoding 1-(5-phosphoribosyl)-5-[(5-phosphoribosylamino)methylideneamino]imidazole-4-carboxamide isomerase encodes MNTDASDGGGGLEAFEVIPAVDVQDGDVVQLVQGERGTEKTYGEPVEAARRWIDAGAETLHLVDLDGAFEGERENADAIDAVVDAVDVPTQLGGGIRTAEEAFDLLERGVDRVILGTAAVENPDIVAEISERHPDSVVVSLDAKDGEVVVEGWTESAGLSPVEAAERYADLGAAAILFTNVDVEGRLEGVATEPVRDLVAATDIPVIASGGVATLEDVHALADAGAAAVVVGSALYEGNLTLAAAQDAVGEDE; translated from the coding sequence ATGAACACCGATGCGAGCGACGGAGGCGGCGGACTCGAGGCGTTCGAGGTGATTCCGGCGGTCGACGTACAGGACGGCGACGTCGTCCAGCTCGTTCAGGGCGAGCGCGGCACGGAGAAGACCTACGGCGAGCCCGTCGAGGCCGCTCGCCGATGGATCGACGCCGGTGCGGAGACGCTCCATCTGGTCGACCTCGACGGCGCGTTCGAGGGCGAACGCGAGAACGCCGACGCGATCGACGCGGTGGTCGACGCCGTCGACGTACCGACGCAACTCGGCGGTGGGATTCGCACCGCCGAGGAGGCGTTCGACCTGCTCGAGCGCGGCGTCGACCGCGTCATCCTCGGCACCGCGGCGGTCGAAAACCCCGACATCGTCGCCGAGATCAGCGAGCGACACCCGGATAGCGTCGTCGTCAGCCTCGACGCGAAAGACGGGGAGGTCGTCGTCGAGGGCTGGACCGAGAGCGCGGGACTCTCGCCCGTCGAGGCCGCCGAGCGGTACGCGGATCTGGGCGCCGCCGCGATCCTCTTTACGAACGTCGACGTCGAAGGTCGGCTCGAGGGGGTCGCAACCGAACCGGTCCGTGACCTGGTCGCGGCGACCGATATTCCAGTGATCGCCAGCGGCGGCGTGGCCACGCTCGAGGACGTGCACGCGCTCGCGGACGCCGGCGCGGCCGCGGTCGTCGTCGGTAGCGCGCTCTACGAGGGGAACCTCACGCTCGCGGCGGCACAGGACGCGGTCGGCGAAGACGAGTAG